In the Anastrepha obliqua isolate idAnaObli1 chromosome 1, idAnaObli1_1.0, whole genome shotgun sequence genome, one interval contains:
- the LOC129239240 gene encoding uncharacterized protein LOC129239240 codes for MSCKQRVVIEIDEDIRAGDTEQFRNMLDVPSVMPAVGAKSLKMPIYAKLHSPTQTLRFDCVGTARNSFVRAEFAMLMDELFLKKSKCCLLQFFPLRDCQLSFLCNLLVSEVDKRMMIMQAKLFAIKMEYYDLRKYDVINLLGDSSQRSTIKNKRKSYPHIIFHSTTELLRWLQTKYIQLFARDQGTENIDCEFTFCDIKNNVNTVRLSIMNNFLCHMDGDMKTCLRNCFENIHSTERRRKHVMLTDCLREIFKPTENWYTWFIFHVPIARGRGVVIDDQLNLATAAYAGINAKLPAYENTQDDFDLGSLLSFWNAPSESEIGISSEASNKRRESAASAMMAQNASLLLAANSSRTLSNRWQTTTKTKQTNDLNFWYSKMDQLVPEVLKEIDAYYECKYRDNIQKICNELKNMLQFGSVCFSNTSCGLSAKVKRDGSLDRLKRCYEMGLVEFMRLAKDIENSVDYSALRVYVEAKKNEIKEFATNCKLRHLEMCQNCLIDTIKNERSYLATKGKSVDVIKNPSFKKTISGSA; via the exons atgTCATGCAAACAACGCGTTGTCATAGAGATCGATGAGGATATACGCGCAGGCGATACCGAGCAGTTCCGCAATATGCTGGACGTGCCCAGCGTTATGCCGGCAGTGGGTGCCAAATCGCTTAAGATGCCCATTTACGCCAAACTGCATTCGCCTACACAGACGTTGCGCTTCGATTGCGTCGGTACGGCGCGTAACTCCTTTGTACGTGCGGAATTCGCAATGCTTATGGATGAATTGTTTCTGAAGAAATCTAAATGCTGTCTGTTGCAATTCTTTCCGCTACGCGATTGTCAACTTTCCTTCTTATGCAATTTGCTCGTCTCCGAGGTGGACAAGCGTATGATGATCATGCAAGCCAAATTATTTGCGATTAAG ATGGAATACTATGACCTACGCAAATATGATGTCATCAATTTGCTGGGCGACAGCTCTCAACGCTCCACGATCAAGAACAAACGCAAGTCCTATCCGCACATAATATTTCATTCCACTACGGAGCTTTTGCGTTGGCTGCAAACCAAGTACATACAGCTCTTCGCCAGAGACCAAGGCACTGAGAATATAGACTGCGAGTTCACTTTCTGCGATATCAAGAACAATGTGAATACAGTTCGACTTTCTATAATGAATAACTTCCTGTGTCATATGGATGGCGATATGAAGACCTGTCTGCGCAATTGCTTTGAGAATATCCACAGCACTGAGCGGAGACGAAAACATGTGATGCTCACGGATTGTCTCAGAGAGATATTTAAACCGACGGAGAATTGGTATACCTGGTTCATATTCCATGTGCCCATAGCAAGGGGTCGCGGTGTGGTCATTGATGATCAATTGAATCTGGCTACTGCTGCTTACGCCGGCATCAATGCGAAGTTACCAGCCTAT GAAAACACGCAGGACGATTTCGATTTGGGCAGTTTGCTGTCGTTTTGGAATGCACCGAGTGAAAGTGAAATAGGCATCAGCTCCGAGGCGAGTAACAAACGGCGTGAGTCGGCGGCCTCAGCTATGATGGCACAGAATGCTTCACTCCTTCTAGCAGCTAATTCATCCCGCACGCTATCCAACAGATGGCAGACGACGACGAAGACGAAACAGACGAATGACTTGAATTTCTGGTACAGTAAAATGGATCAACTTGTGCCGGAAGTGCTCAAAGAAATCGACGCCTATTACGAGTGCAAATATCGCGATAATATTCAGAAAATATGCAATGAACTGAAAAATATGTTGCAATTTGGCTCGGTCTGCTTTTCCAATACAAGTTGCGGCTTGTCAGCGAAAGTCAAACGGGATGGGTCGCTAGACAGACTCAAGCGTTGCTATGAAATGGGTTTGGTGGAATTCATGCGTTTGGCTAAAGATATCGAAAATTCGGTGGACTATTCGGCGTTACGTGTTTACGTGGAGGCCAAGAAGAACgaaatcaaagaatttgctaCGAATTGCAAACTGCGCCACCTCGAGATGTGCCAAAACTGTTTAATCGATACTATCAAAAACGAACGGAGTTATTTGGCTACAAAGGGCAAGAGTGTCGACGTTATAAAAAATCCGTCTTTTAAGAAAACTATATCGGGCAGCGCATAG